One genomic segment of Andreesenia angusta includes these proteins:
- a CDS encoding VanW family protein, whose translation MKRKKIIAIICTVPVILTQLGFANPEPGVEQEKVQEKVEVDLAVEAEETGYKVLQNGVELGTFGSLKEAIAEAVKWANSVVEFEGEAVWRFGDQLYKVYQGEVHLSNWTFSSKSEAVAEAVKWNNSHIAHNGEIVWRFGDHKYRVMQGKADLGLFNTKAEAIAEAVKWNNSTVVHEGSTVWKFGDHKYRVMQGKADLGLFNTKAEAIAEAVKWNNSTVVHEGSTVWKFGDHKYRVMQGKADLGLFNTKAEAIAEAVKWNKSTVVYQGSTVWKFGDHKYRVLQAGVSLGLFDDLSSAIAEGNKWRNSVIVKDGATVWKFGQERLLGSYTTYFSARDTNRNYNIALSARSINGRTVAPGTVFSFNGATGLKNKANGYRESIVISGGKFVLGVGGGVCQTSSTLYNAVLNAGLQVVERHPHSQPVSYVPRGRDATVADYALDFKFRNNTSYPLKIKASTTSNSVTVSIYGM comes from the coding sequence TTGAAGAGAAAAAAAATAATTGCGATAATTTGCACTGTTCCAGTTATATTGACTCAGCTGGGATTTGCCAATCCAGAACCTGGAGTAGAGCAGGAAAAAGTTCAGGAAAAAGTTGAAGTAGATCTTGCGGTTGAAGCGGAGGAAACGGGCTACAAAGTGCTTCAAAATGGAGTAGAGCTTGGAACTTTCGGAAGCCTTAAAGAGGCCATAGCGGAAGCTGTAAAGTGGGCAAATTCAGTTGTAGAGTTTGAAGGTGAAGCTGTCTGGAGATTTGGAGACCAGCTCTACAAGGTGTACCAAGGGGAAGTACATCTTTCAAACTGGACATTTTCAAGCAAGTCAGAGGCGGTGGCTGAAGCTGTAAAGTGGAACAATTCACATATAGCTCACAATGGCGAAATAGTTTGGAGATTTGGAGACCACAAGTACAGGGTGATGCAGGGGAAAGCAGACCTTGGGCTCTTCAACACAAAGGCAGAGGCCATAGCAGAAGCTGTAAAGTGGAATAACTCCACAGTAGTGCACGAAGGCAGCACTGTTTGGAAGTTTGGAGACCACAAGTACAGAGTGATGCAGGGGAAAGCAGACCTTGGGCTTTTCAACACAAAGGCAGAGGCCATAGCTGAAGCTGTAAAGTGGAACAACTCCACAGTAGTGCACGAAGGCAGCACTGTTTGGAAGTTCGGAGACCACAAGTACAGGGTGATGCAGGGAAAAGCAGACCTTGGGCTCTTCAACACAAAGGCAGAGGCCATAGCTGAAGCTGTAAAGTGGAACAAATCCACAGTTGTCTACCAAGGCAGCACTGTTTGGAAGTTCGGAGACCACAAATACAGAGTCCTACAGGCAGGCGTTTCGCTTGGACTTTTTGACGATCTAAGCAGCGCAATAGCAGAGGGCAATAAGTGGAGAAACTCAGTTATAGTGAAAGACGGGGCTACTGTCTGGAAGTTCGGACAGGAGAGGCTTCTTGGTAGCTATACAACTTATTTTTCAGCGAGGGACACAAATAGGAACTACAACATAGCTCTCTCTGCAAGGTCTATAAATGGAAGGACAGTTGCACCTGGAACAGTTTTTTCTTTCAATGGAGCTACAGGGCTGAAGAACAAAGCGAATGGGTACAGAGAGTCGATAGTGATATCAGGAGGCAAATTCGTGCTAGGAGTAGGAGGAGGAGTTTGTCAGACATCTTCGACGCTTTACAATGCAGTGTTAAATGCGGGACTTCAGGTTGTGGAAAGACATCCGCACTCCCAGCCTGTATCGTATGTTCCAAGGGGTAGAGATGCTACTGTAGCAGACTATGCTTTGGACTTCAAGTTCAGAAACAACACGTCTTACCCCCTAAAGATAAAGGCTTCCACTACATCTAACTCGGTGACTGTAAGCATATACGGAATGTAA
- a CDS encoding NUDIX hydrolase, translating into MKLTTLCYIEKDGKMLFLHRNKKKNDVHKGKYIGLGGKLEPGESPDECVIREVKEESGLEIKHPVLRGVMTFPLFDGVEDWYTFLYSAHEFAGEISESDEGELHWVEKSDVERLDLWEGDRLFLDWMKRYEFFSAKFIYKDGQLQEYTVNI; encoded by the coding sequence ATGAAGCTTACGACACTTTGCTATATAGAAAAAGACGGCAAAATGCTTTTTCTACATAGAAACAAGAAGAAAAACGATGTTCACAAGGGCAAGTACATAGGCCTTGGAGGAAAGCTAGAGCCGGGGGAGTCCCCAGATGAATGCGTAATAAGAGAAGTGAAAGAAGAGAGTGGGCTAGAGATAAAGCATCCAGTGCTTAGAGGCGTCATGACATTTCCTCTGTTTGACGGAGTGGAGGACTGGTACACTTTTCTTTACTCTGCCCATGAATTCGCCGGGGAGATTTCTGAATCTGACGAAGGAGAGCTTCACTGGGTAGAGAAGAGCGATGTAGAGAGATTAGACCTCTGGGAAGGAGATAGGCTATTTTTGGACTGGATGAAGCGCTATGAATTTTTTTCAGCCAAGTTCATATATAAAGATGGACAGCTTCAAGAATACACTGTTAATATCTAA
- the thpR gene encoding RNA 2',3'-cyclic phosphodiesterase, producing the protein MSDEGCKTLFIGIDLEESLKTEIGRYAESLKKMALKGKWKDPDNYHITIKYLGNTELEKLEKLEEVLRGVKAISFSLSISGLRAFMKNEKTKVVYLGLKGDTDALNSVYSQVEVVAMSIGFKGERRGYTPHITLGNDISFEMGIEDIEAEAEKPEFQEIEVRSITLFESKREDNRRVYVPLKEFEI; encoded by the coding sequence TTGAGTGACGAGGGATGCAAGACGCTTTTTATAGGCATAGACCTTGAAGAGAGTCTTAAAACAGAGATAGGCAGATATGCAGAATCGCTTAAAAAAATGGCTCTCAAGGGAAAGTGGAAGGATCCAGACAACTACCATATAACCATAAAGTACCTTGGAAATACGGAACTTGAAAAGCTGGAGAAACTGGAGGAAGTTCTGAGGGGTGTGAAAGCAATTAGCTTTTCACTTTCAATTTCAGGGCTCAGGGCTTTTATGAAAAACGAAAAGACAAAGGTGGTATATCTTGGACTGAAGGGTGATACAGATGCGCTGAACTCGGTCTACAGCCAAGTAGAGGTAGTAGCTATGAGCATAGGGTTTAAGGGTGAAAGGCGGGGCTATACGCCTCATATAACGCTGGGAAACGACATCAGCTTTGAGATGGGAATAGAAGACATCGAAGCTGAAGCCGAAAAACCAGAGTTTCAAGAAATAGAGGTGAGGAGCATAACACTATTTGAAAGCAAGCGGGAAGACAACAGAAGAGTATATGTTCCCCTAAAGGAGTTCGAAATATGA
- a CDS encoding GerMN domain-containing protein produces the protein MKKLMLALALVLLGATATGCTPPQDGGSTEKSTVSDYFPATENTRYSYMGEGNEYASYTVHTDYTYKDRIQYRKDNGGTIMAEVMELDRETGMAKIYSRGEFYYREDFLRNESLMWGDRGEEEILLKEPIETGNSWTLEDGRKREITGVDVEVKVPYGDFKALEVTTTGDEYENVDYYVKELGLVKSVFRAEGHEISSSLESVEKDMPYVQNINFYYPNLDENRYYYMNTEVEFRTNDITRKRLETVYIEKSGIDLESRGLGAVFTENTEINYMYLGEDRAVYIDLNRAFVDEVNAGAQYESMILQSIANTFGGYYGVERVYLTIDGGDYESGHIVLKKGEYLKVNTENAVEID, from the coding sequence ATGAAAAAGCTTATGCTTGCGCTGGCGTTGGTTTTGCTAGGGGCGACTGCAACGGGATGTACTCCGCCGCAAGACGGCGGGAGCACGGAGAAGTCAACCGTATCGGACTACTTCCCAGCAACTGAAAATACAAGGTACAGCTATATGGGAGAAGGCAATGAATATGCATCATATACTGTCCACACAGACTACACTTACAAAGACAGGATTCAGTACAGAAAGGACAACGGGGGAACAATTATGGCCGAAGTCATGGAGCTGGACAGGGAGACTGGTATGGCCAAGATATACTCCAGGGGTGAGTTCTACTATAGAGAGGACTTTCTCAGAAACGAATCGCTTATGTGGGGTGACAGAGGCGAGGAAGAGATCTTGCTCAAAGAGCCTATAGAAACGGGAAACAGCTGGACGCTTGAGGATGGAAGAAAGAGAGAGATCACAGGCGTGGACGTTGAAGTAAAAGTGCCATACGGCGACTTCAAGGCCCTAGAGGTGACAACCACTGGAGACGAGTACGAAAACGTGGACTACTATGTAAAAGAACTTGGGCTTGTAAAGTCGGTCTTCAGAGCGGAAGGCCATGAGATATCCTCGTCGCTAGAGAGTGTAGAGAAGGACATGCCCTACGTTCAGAACATAAACTTCTACTACCCTAATCTAGACGAGAACAGATACTACTACATGAATACCGAGGTGGAGTTTAGAACGAACGACATCACAAGGAAAAGGCTTGAGACTGTATATATTGAAAAATCGGGAATCGACCTGGAGTCCAGAGGACTTGGGGCTGTATTCACTGAAAATACAGAGATAAACTACATGTACTTGGGTGAAGACAGAGCAGTCTATATAGACCTCAATAGAGCTTTTGTAGATGAGGTGAACGCCGGAGCCCAGTATGAAAGCATGATTCTACAGAGCATAGCCAATACATTTGGAGGATACTATGGAGTTGAAAGAGTATACCTTACAATCGACGGCGGAGACTATGAGTCAGGGCACATAGTGCTTAAAAAGGGAGAATACCTGAAAGTAAATACAGAGAATGCTGTGGAAATAGATTAA
- a CDS encoding ABC transporter permease — MNTISTKLKKFAYPMILPILFLIVWTLLSTTIDNKVIFPKLSSVLYNFSHATENFIGLGSIPKNVAISIIRVLIGYLIGVIIAVPLGIFMGYISAVNSIFESFINVFRPIPPLAWVPLVLGWFGVSSLATVFGLTQGDAYVYLNNFKISMIFIIALGTFFPVITNVSFGVRNIRTTLIDSARVLGASEHDIFFKILIPGAAPTIVNGLRTGLGIAWACLVSAEMLPGSLSGVGYLITHAYELARTDLVVTGMICIGIVGACLDYTFKFAERKYLSWGSKIK; from the coding sequence ATGAACACAATAAGTACTAAATTAAAAAAATTTGCATATCCTATGATACTACCGATTTTATTTTTGATAGTTTGGACCCTTCTATCAACTACAATTGATAACAAGGTTATTTTTCCTAAGTTAAGTTCAGTACTGTACAACTTTAGCCATGCTACAGAGAATTTTATTGGGCTAGGGTCTATACCTAAAAATGTGGCCATAAGTATCATAAGGGTTTTAATAGGATATTTGATAGGAGTAATAATAGCTGTTCCACTTGGAATTTTCATGGGGTATATTTCGGCTGTAAATAGTATTTTTGAAAGCTTTATAAATGTATTTAGACCAATTCCACCACTTGCATGGGTTCCGCTTGTACTTGGCTGGTTTGGGGTTTCAAGCTTAGCCACAGTTTTTGGGTTAACTCAAGGGGACGCATATGTATATTTGAATAATTTTAAAATATCTATGATATTTATAATAGCGTTGGGTACTTTTTTTCCTGTGATAACCAATGTATCTTTTGGAGTCAGAAATATAAGAACAACATTGATAGACTCAGCTAGAGTTCTGGGAGCTAGTGAACATGACATATTTTTCAAGATACTAATTCCAGGAGCAGCTCCCACTATAGTTAATGGACTCCGAACAGGTCTTGGTATAGCTTGGGCATGTTTAGTGTCGGCTGAAATGCTTCCAGGAAGCTTGTCGGGAGTTGGGTATCTAATAACACATGCATATGAATTGGCTAGAACGGATTTAGTTGTAACTGGAATGATATGCATAGGTATAGTTGGAGCATGCCTTGACTATACATTCAAGTTTGCAGAAAGGAAATACTTATCATGGGGAAGTAAGATAAAGTAG
- a CDS encoding methyl-accepting chemotaxis protein has product MKSLKTKLILYFGVLVLILSISLGYASLRESRLALTESVENGLNLLSDESAKALESRVGIQKRTIEVVSMDQGVKSMDWEIQKSVIKPYVESTGFMDIGVVGLDGVAKYTDGSTADLGDRDYVKKALGGDVVVSDVIISRVTGEPVIMYAAPIKSGDSVVGALVGRRDGNVLSEITDDIGYGENGYAYMINSEGTMVAHPNRENVTEQVNLIAESESDSSLKSAAEMFKRIVSDETGIGKYSLNGKEMYASFAKVKGTDWSLVITAEEDEVMAAVPKMQSKIFYIAVSILAISIAIVYIIGNMIAKPILAGVLHTEKIASLDISEDVPAIYMQNKDEIGRLARALQTMTENLRDIVSEISQSSEQVSSSSEELTATAQQSANAAGEVSKTIEDIARGASDQAKSTEEGSEKAILLGKAIEMDEEYLEGLNKSAEKIIEVVESGLGEMEVLGAKTEESNNAAGEIYGIIVKTNESAEKIGEASEVISSIADQTNLLALNAAIEAARAGEMGKGFAVVAEEIRKLAEQSSESTGEIKKIVSELQENSQNAVSTMEAVGGIVREQTESVERSRENYRLISEAMEKTGDSISKLNGSSIEMGKMKEDILETLESLSAIAEENSASTEEATASIQEQTASVEEIADASEGLSRLAVELGDVISKFKV; this is encoded by the coding sequence TTGAAGAGTTTGAAGACGAAACTTATACTTTACTTTGGAGTTCTTGTGCTTATTCTGTCCATAAGCTTAGGCTACGCTTCACTGAGGGAGTCGAGACTGGCTTTGACCGAAAGTGTTGAAAATGGACTCAATCTACTTTCGGATGAATCGGCTAAAGCCCTGGAATCCAGAGTGGGTATACAGAAGAGGACTATAGAGGTGGTCTCTATGGACCAAGGTGTAAAGAGCATGGACTGGGAAATTCAGAAGTCTGTCATAAAGCCGTATGTGGAGAGCACAGGATTTATGGACATAGGAGTTGTAGGGCTTGACGGTGTCGCAAAGTATACAGACGGGAGTACAGCGGACTTAGGAGACAGGGACTATGTAAAGAAAGCTCTTGGTGGAGATGTAGTGGTTTCCGACGTCATAATAAGCAGAGTCACAGGAGAGCCGGTCATAATGTATGCGGCACCTATAAAATCTGGAGACAGCGTAGTAGGGGCGCTAGTGGGCAGAAGGGATGGAAACGTGCTTTCGGAAATCACTGACGACATAGGATATGGAGAGAATGGATATGCCTATATGATAAACAGCGAAGGAACTATGGTGGCACATCCAAACAGAGAAAACGTTACAGAGCAGGTCAACCTCATAGCGGAATCTGAATCAGATTCCAGTCTCAAGAGCGCTGCCGAAATGTTCAAGAGGATAGTATCTGATGAAACAGGCATAGGGAAATACAGCCTGAATGGGAAAGAGATGTACGCAAGCTTTGCAAAGGTGAAAGGTACAGACTGGTCGCTGGTCATAACTGCTGAAGAGGATGAAGTCATGGCGGCTGTTCCGAAGATGCAGAGCAAGATATTCTATATAGCAGTTTCAATTTTAGCCATAAGCATAGCGATTGTATACATAATAGGAAATATGATTGCAAAGCCTATTCTGGCGGGAGTTTTACACACTGAAAAAATAGCTTCGCTTGACATAAGTGAAGATGTGCCTGCTATATATATGCAGAACAAGGATGAAATAGGCAGGTTGGCCAGAGCGCTTCAGACTATGACAGAAAATCTGAGGGATATAGTCAGCGAGATAAGCCAGTCGTCTGAGCAGGTTTCCTCATCGTCTGAGGAGCTTACGGCGACAGCCCAGCAGTCTGCAAATGCAGCCGGAGAGGTCTCTAAGACAATAGAGGACATAGCTAGAGGTGCTTCAGATCAAGCTAAAAGCACGGAGGAAGGCTCCGAAAAGGCCATATTGCTTGGCAAGGCCATAGAGATGGACGAGGAGTATCTGGAAGGCTTAAACAAGAGCGCTGAAAAGATAATCGAAGTAGTGGAAAGCGGGCTTGGAGAGATGGAAGTGCTAGGAGCAAAGACAGAAGAGAGCAACAACGCCGCAGGAGAGATATACGGAATAATAGTCAAGACAAACGAAAGTGCAGAGAAAATAGGCGAGGCTAGCGAAGTCATATCATCTATAGCAGACCAGACAAACTTGCTTGCACTAAATGCCGCAATAGAGGCTGCAAGGGCCGGGGAGATGGGCAAGGGATTTGCAGTAGTGGCGGAGGAGATAAGAAAGCTTGCAGAGCAGTCGTCTGAATCTACAGGGGAAATAAAGAAGATAGTCAGCGAACTTCAGGAAAACTCTCAAAATGCCGTTTCGACTATGGAAGCTGTAGGAGGAATAGTCAGGGAGCAGACAGAGAGTGTAGAGAGAAGTAGGGAGAACTACAGACTTATCTCAGAGGCCATGGAAAAGACAGGAGACTCTATATCAAAGCTGAATGGCTCTAGCATAGAGATGGGAAAAATGAAAGAGGATATACTTGAGACTCTAGAGAGCTTGTCAGCCATAGCTGAAGAGAACTCAGCATCCACAGAGGAAGCTACTGCGTCTATACAGGAACAGACAGCATCGGTTGAAGAGATAGCAGATGCAAGCGAAGGGCTCTCGAGGCTTGCTGTAGAGCTTGGAGATGTGATTTCAAAATTCAAGGTTTAG
- a CDS encoding ABC transporter substrate-binding protein gives MNILKKLALGVAMIGMIFTTACSGSETASSGNDGEASKEVPTINISWGKELHTGIMEIPGERVEEFKAQGVYFNPISETQFELIKGDEKLALINFIPTKGGSEVATLMSQGHLDAAFTSNTAILSAVDQGTPAKILAPIQSDGVGVVFPVDKDFKNWEDVKNYIQASEMPVKIGYHSPVSGPRIVIESVLKQEGLKVTEDPGETNADVLLVDLKGITNLLPSLSSGQVDAWIGPSHHPEAAEVEGLGKVVLNLEDLPPNGQWEGFPCCVFAATEKILSENPEVFEALGELVTNNAEYCTEHKEEVAQVMSEVIGVKKEAIMMSKIKYSTEPSDKWINGIGVYVKALTDMDKLTGTLKEKTYEDIQKEVFDFQYVEKFHEK, from the coding sequence TTGAATATCTTAAAAAAACTGGCTTTAGGAGTAGCTATGATTGGCATGATTTTCACTACAGCGTGTAGCGGAAGTGAAACTGCATCTAGTGGAAACGATGGAGAAGCATCAAAAGAAGTACCGACGATCAATATCTCATGGGGAAAAGAACTACACACAGGTATAATGGAAATACCAGGAGAGAGAGTCGAGGAGTTTAAAGCTCAGGGGGTTTACTTTAACCCTATATCAGAGACGCAGTTTGAGCTAATAAAGGGAGATGAAAAATTAGCACTTATAAATTTCATACCGACAAAAGGTGGTTCTGAAGTTGCTACACTCATGAGTCAAGGTCACTTAGATGCCGCATTTACTTCAAATACTGCAATACTTTCAGCAGTAGATCAGGGAACACCTGCAAAGATACTGGCTCCTATACAGAGTGACGGTGTAGGGGTTGTATTCCCTGTAGATAAAGACTTTAAAAACTGGGAAGATGTTAAAAATTATATACAGGCTTCGGAAATGCCTGTAAAGATAGGTTATCACTCTCCTGTGAGTGGACCAAGGATAGTTATAGAGTCTGTTCTAAAGCAAGAAGGGCTTAAAGTTACAGAAGACCCTGGTGAGACTAATGCTGACGTGTTATTAGTGGATCTAAAAGGTATAACTAATTTACTGCCATCTTTGAGTAGTGGGCAAGTGGATGCTTGGATTGGGCCATCACATCATCCTGAAGCAGCAGAGGTGGAAGGACTTGGGAAGGTAGTTTTAAATCTAGAAGATCTCCCTCCAAACGGACAATGGGAAGGATTCCCTTGTTGTGTATTTGCAGCCACTGAAAAGATATTAAGTGAGAACCCAGAGGTTTTTGAAGCTCTAGGGGAGCTTGTGACAAATAATGCAGAATATTGCACTGAACACAAGGAAGAAGTGGCTCAGGTTATGTCAGAGGTAATTGGAGTGAAAAAAGAGGCAATAATGATGTCGAAAATAAAATACTCTACGGAACCTAGTGATAAATGGATAAATGGGATAGGAGTATATGTAAAGGCTCTTACGGATATGGATAAATTGACTGGAACTCTGAAAGAAAAAACATATGAAGATATACAAAAGGAAGTATTCGACTTCCAATATGTAGAGAAATTCCACGAAAAATAA
- a CDS encoding nucleoside kinase, whose translation MSDMIKVTLKGPKSIDAKDVEKGTTVLEVLGGGKKPGDPLVAVVNGEVTELKVKLEQDSTIVPLNIMNRIAYAAYARSLNYLFILAVKEALNCVEVVVDHAINNEIYGEFKCNREINEEDVEKIKSKMKEMIKEDSPIDKVKVTKAEAVKIFESYGMDDKLRLLKYAPEGMISLYKCRGVYDYFYGAMLPSLGYLDVFDLKYMPGGFLIMLPEKKEIDKVPEFKQLPKLRAVYKETKEWAKILDIFNVGSINDKIASGDIKDVILVGEGLHEKKISRIADYIYENKEKQKIVLIAGPSSSGKTTFSKRLSIQLKVLGLKPYNISADDYFVGRDQTPVDENGEFDFEAIEAVDVELLNKDLLEILDGREVELPRFNFLTGEREYRGDKYKMEDESIIIIEGIHSLNEKMTHSVPKENKYKIYVSALTQLNLDNHNSLYVSDVRTLRRIIRDNRSRGSDAENTLLTWPSVRAGEEKNIFPYQEEADTMFNSTIVYEVSVLKKYAEPLLQAIPVESPAYTEASRMLKLLRFFQVLDEKLIPDNSIIREFIGGSCFE comes from the coding sequence ATGAGCGATATGATAAAAGTGACTTTGAAGGGACCTAAATCAATAGATGCAAAAGATGTAGAAAAAGGGACGACAGTTCTAGAGGTGTTGGGCGGTGGAAAGAAGCCGGGAGACCCCCTTGTGGCCGTAGTCAACGGAGAGGTTACAGAGCTTAAAGTTAAGCTAGAGCAGGACTCCACTATAGTTCCACTGAATATAATGAACAGAATAGCCTACGCAGCCTATGCCAGAAGCTTAAACTACTTGTTTATACTGGCAGTGAAAGAGGCTCTCAACTGTGTGGAAGTGGTTGTAGACCACGCCATAAACAATGAGATATATGGGGAGTTCAAGTGCAATAGAGAGATAAATGAAGAGGACGTAGAGAAGATAAAGTCCAAGATGAAAGAGATGATAAAAGAGGACAGCCCTATAGATAAGGTGAAGGTCACTAAGGCAGAGGCGGTGAAGATATTCGAGTCCTACGGCATGGACGACAAGCTCAGGCTTCTGAAGTACGCACCGGAGGGAATGATAAGCCTTTACAAATGCAGAGGGGTTTACGACTACTTCTACGGGGCTATGCTTCCGTCGCTTGGCTATTTGGATGTGTTTGACCTCAAATACATGCCAGGCGGATTTCTGATAATGCTCCCAGAGAAAAAAGAGATAGACAAGGTGCCCGAGTTTAAGCAACTGCCTAAGCTGAGAGCTGTCTACAAAGAGACGAAAGAATGGGCCAAGATACTGGATATATTCAACGTAGGCTCCATAAACGATAAGATAGCCTCTGGGGATATAAAGGACGTAATACTCGTGGGGGAAGGGCTCCACGAAAAGAAGATAAGCAGGATAGCTGACTATATATATGAAAACAAGGAAAAGCAGAAAATAGTGCTCATAGCGGGGCCTAGCTCTTCTGGGAAGACCACTTTCTCGAAGAGGCTTTCGATACAGCTCAAGGTGCTTGGGCTAAAGCCATACAATATATCGGCAGACGACTACTTTGTGGGAAGAGACCAGACCCCTGTAGACGAGAACGGCGAGTTTGACTTTGAGGCCATAGAGGCTGTGGACGTGGAGCTTCTAAACAAGGATCTGCTGGAGATACTAGACGGCAGAGAAGTGGAGCTTCCTAGATTCAACTTCCTGACAGGGGAGAGGGAGTACAGGGGAGACAAGTACAAGATGGAGGACGAGTCCATAATAATAATAGAGGGCATACACAGCTTGAACGAGAAGATGACGCACTCTGTTCCGAAAGAGAACAAGTACAAGATATACGTAAGTGCGCTCACCCAGCTGAATCTGGACAACCACAACAGTCTCTACGTGTCGGACGTGAGGACTCTGAGGAGGATAATTAGAGACAACAGAAGCAGAGGAAGTGACGCTGAGAACACGCTGCTTACATGGCCTTCTGTAAGGGCTGGAGAGGAGAAAAACATATTCCCTTATCAAGAGGAAGCTGACACCATGTTCAACTCCACTATAGTTTACGAGGTCAGCGTGCTGAAGAAGTATGCGGAGCCGCTGCTCCAAGCGATACCTGTGGAGAGCCCTGCATATACCGAGGCGTCTAGAATGCTTAAGCTCTTGAGGTTTTTCCAGGTGCTAGACGAAAAACTGATACCGGACAACTCCATAATAAGGGAGTTTATAGGCGGAAGCTGTTTTGAATAG